The Anaerolineae bacterium genome window below encodes:
- the hisS gene encoding histidine--tRNA ligase — protein MYTAPRGTHDILPEEWPYWRHIIHCIHETAALFGFEQIDTPIFEATGLYVRGVGEGTDIVEKEMYSFQDKGGEEITLRPEFTAGIMRAYLEHGMRVRPQPVKLYSIGPIFRFERPQAGRYRQHHQFNVEVIGEQDPAVDAEVISVAWHLFSRLGFRGLALQLNSTGCPHCRPAYLKELVAYYRQHTHEICDDCRRRLERNPLRLLDCKNEQCQPIIAGAPPIIEHLCRECADHFADLRTCLDGLALPYTLNHRLVRGLDYYTKTVFEVYAEGIGAQNAVCGGGRYDGLIEQLGGPPTPGIGFGSGIERQILTMKEQGIVPPALPRPQLFIAYVGESARLPAFQLAQALREAGLPTLFSFGRRSLKAQMKSADRAGVRYALILGDEEIARDIITVRDLRDSAQQTLPRAQVIRWIQAALATGLEK, from the coding sequence TTGTACACAGCACCGCGTGGGACCCACGACATCTTGCCAGAGGAGTGGCCCTACTGGCGTCATATCATCCATTGCATCCACGAGACCGCTGCGCTCTTCGGGTTTGAGCAGATTGACACGCCCATCTTCGAGGCCACCGGCCTCTACGTTCGCGGCGTCGGCGAGGGGACCGATATCGTCGAGAAGGAGATGTACTCTTTCCAGGACAAGGGGGGTGAGGAGATCACCCTGCGCCCAGAGTTCACCGCGGGCATCATGCGCGCTTATCTGGAGCATGGGATGCGGGTGCGGCCGCAGCCTGTCAAGCTCTATTCCATCGGCCCGATCTTTCGCTTTGAACGCCCTCAGGCAGGGCGCTATCGCCAACATCACCAATTCAACGTCGAGGTGATCGGCGAGCAAGACCCGGCTGTGGATGCAGAGGTGATCTCGGTAGCATGGCACTTGTTCAGCCGCTTGGGCTTTCGCGGCCTCGCCCTCCAGCTCAACAGCACGGGGTGCCCTCATTGCCGTCCGGCGTACTTGAAGGAGCTCGTCGCTTACTATCGGCAACATACGCATGAGATCTGCGATGATTGCCGGCGTCGCCTAGAGCGCAACCCACTGCGGCTGCTGGATTGCAAGAACGAGCAGTGTCAGCCGATCATCGCCGGCGCGCCGCCCATTATCGAACACCTGTGTCGCGAGTGCGCCGATCACTTCGCCGATCTGCGCACGTGCTTGGATGGGCTGGCATTGCCATATACGCTGAACCATCGGCTGGTGCGCGGGCTGGACTACTACACTAAAACCGTCTTTGAAGTATATGCCGAAGGAATCGGCGCGCAGAACGCGGTATGCGGCGGTGGTCGCTATGACGGGTTGATTGAGCAGTTGGGCGGCCCTCCTACGCCGGGGATTGGCTTTGGGTCCGGGATCGAACGCCAGATCTTGACGATGAAGGAACAGGGAATTGTGCCGCCGGCGCTGCCGCGGCCGCAGTTGTTCATTGCGTATGTGGGCGAGTCGGCCCGACTGCCGGCCTTCCAACTTGCGCAGGCGTTGCGAGAGGCTGGGCTGCCTACCCTCTTCAGCTTTGGCCGGCGCAGCCTGAAAGCGCAAATGAAATCGGCCGATCGAGCCGGCGTCCGCTATGCCCTGATCCTGGGTGACGAGGAGATAGCGAGGGACATCATCACGGTGCGGGATCTGCGGGATAGCGCGCAACAGACCTTGCCGCGCGCCCAGGTGATCCGCTGGATCCAAGCGGCGTTAGCAACAGGGCTGGAAAAGTAG